A window of the Bradyrhizobium ottawaense genome harbors these coding sequences:
- a CDS encoding ABC transporter substrate-binding protein, with the protein MIGLSRHVITVAFALLASAAANAEDKSEIRIGQTLPYSGPLSGFGIIGRAEEAYFEKVNAEGGINGRKIKFISLDDAYSPPKTVEQTRKLVEQDEVLVMFGSLGTATNSAVHRYLNNKKVPQLFVLSGATKWADPKSFPWTMPGMAAYQSEGVVYAKHILQTKPDAKIAILSQNDDFGRDYVAGFKRTLGDKAATMIVADASYETSAPTISSQIATLKASGANVMFGVVLGKFTSQMIKGTAEINWKPDLFFVPASASSISFLEPAGLENAVGLISSGNQKDAMDVQWADDAGVKAYFAFMKQYLPNADLNNSNYAAGYAYASLLMKVLTACKDDISRDNIMKQAASLREVPLPLLLPGMTVSTDADDYLPFQQLRLRRFDGKSWVGFGEILDDR; encoded by the coding sequence ATGATAGGACTCTCGCGGCATGTCATAACGGTCGCGTTCGCCTTGCTGGCGAGCGCTGCGGCCAACGCCGAGGACAAGAGCGAAATCCGCATCGGCCAGACGCTGCCCTATAGCGGGCCGCTGTCGGGCTTCGGCATCATCGGGCGGGCGGAGGAGGCCTATTTCGAGAAGGTCAACGCCGAAGGCGGCATCAACGGCCGCAAGATCAAGTTCATCAGCCTCGACGACGCCTATTCGCCGCCCAAGACCGTGGAGCAGACCCGCAAGCTGGTCGAACAGGATGAAGTCCTTGTCATGTTCGGCTCATTGGGAACCGCGACCAACAGCGCCGTGCATCGCTACCTCAACAACAAGAAGGTGCCGCAACTGTTCGTGCTGAGCGGCGCCACCAAATGGGCCGATCCGAAGAGCTTTCCGTGGACCATGCCGGGCATGGCGGCCTACCAGTCCGAGGGCGTGGTCTATGCCAAGCACATCCTGCAGACCAAGCCCGACGCCAAGATCGCCATCCTGTCGCAGAACGACGATTTCGGCCGCGACTATGTCGCCGGCTTCAAGCGTACGCTCGGCGACAAGGCCGCGACCATGATCGTGGCGGACGCCAGCTACGAGACCAGCGCGCCGACCATCAGCTCGCAGATCGCCACGCTGAAGGCCTCCGGCGCCAACGTGATGTTCGGCGTCGTGCTCGGGAAATTCACCTCGCAGATGATCAAGGGCACAGCCGAGATCAACTGGAAGCCCGACCTGTTCTTCGTGCCGGCCTCGGCGTCGTCGATCTCGTTCCTGGAGCCCGCCGGCCTCGAAAACGCCGTCGGCCTGATCTCGTCGGGCAACCAGAAGGACGCGATGGACGTTCAATGGGCCGACGATGCCGGGGTGAAGGCGTACTTTGCCTTCATGAAACAGTATCTGCCGAACGCCGACCTCAACAATTCGAACTATGCCGCCGGCTACGCCTATGCCAGCCTGCTGATGAAGGTACTGACGGCGTGCAAGGACGATATCAGCCGCGACAACATCATGAAGCAGGCGGCCTCGCTGCGCGAGGTACCGCTGCCCTTGCTGCTACCGGGGATGACGGTTTCGACCGATGCCGACGATTATCTGCCGTTCCAGCAATTGAGACTCCGCCGCTTCGACGGCAAGAGCTGGGTCGGCTTCGGCGAAATTCTGGATGACCGCTGA
- a CDS encoding NAD(P)H-dependent flavin oxidoreductase gives MPLPASLVNTLELPVVGSPLFIVSGPELVIAQCKAGIVGSFPALNARPVEKLGEWLTRIENELGEYKALHPEKKVAPYAVNQICHASNDRLMKDMETCVKHQVPIIITSLRPPQEIVEAAHSYGGVVFHDVINVKHARKAAEQGVDGLILVCAGAGGHAGTLSPFALVREVKQWFKGTILLSGAISDGWSVASALALGADLAYVGTRFIATAEANADQAYKSALIEHAAHDIVYSNLFTGVHGNYLGPSIVAAGLDPDNLPVADKSKMNFGSGGNTKSKAWRDIWGSGQGIGQIADAPPVSELVERMKAEFADASGDFLKRARA, from the coding sequence ATGCCGCTGCCCGCCTCGCTTGTGAATACGCTCGAACTGCCGGTGGTCGGATCGCCGTTGTTCATCGTCTCCGGGCCCGAGCTCGTGATCGCCCAGTGCAAGGCCGGCATCGTCGGCTCGTTCCCGGCACTGAACGCGCGCCCGGTCGAGAAGCTCGGCGAATGGCTCACCCGGATCGAGAACGAGCTCGGCGAATACAAGGCGCTGCACCCGGAAAAGAAGGTCGCGCCCTACGCCGTCAACCAGATCTGTCACGCCTCCAACGACCGGCTGATGAAGGACATGGAGACCTGCGTGAAGCACCAGGTGCCGATCATCATCACCTCGCTGCGCCCGCCGCAGGAAATCGTCGAGGCCGCGCATTCCTATGGCGGCGTCGTGTTCCACGACGTCATCAACGTCAAGCACGCGCGCAAGGCCGCCGAACAGGGCGTCGACGGCCTGATTCTGGTCTGCGCCGGCGCCGGCGGCCATGCCGGCACGCTGTCGCCGTTCGCGCTGGTGCGCGAGGTCAAGCAATGGTTCAAGGGCACCATCCTGCTGTCGGGCGCGATCTCCGACGGCTGGAGCGTGGCCTCCGCGCTCGCGCTCGGCGCCGACCTCGCTTATGTCGGCACCCGCTTCATCGCCACCGCGGAAGCCAACGCCGATCAGGCCTACAAATCAGCGCTGATCGAACACGCCGCGCACGACATCGTCTATTCCAACCTGTTCACCGGCGTGCACGGCAATTATCTCGGACCGTCGATCGTGGCCGCCGGCCTCGATCCCGACAACCTCCCGGTCGCCGACAAGTCGAAGATGAATTTCGGCTCCGGCGGCAACACCAAGTCCAAGGCGTGGCGCGACATCTGGGGCTCGGGCCAGGGTATCGGCCAGATCGCGGACGCACCGCCGGTTTCCGAACTGGTCGAGCGCATGAAGGCCGAGTTCGCCGACGCCAGCGGCGACTTTCTCAAGCGGGCGCGCGCTTAA
- a CDS encoding YihY/virulence factor BrkB family protein, with translation MDAFYTFLADDGWAIASHIALSTLMALFPFLIVLTSLAGFFGSKELADQAVSLLLEVWPKQVADSLSSEIHDVLTTTRGDILTIGAVLAVYFASNGVEALRVALNRAYSVIEPRRWYWLRLESIGYTLVAAFTSLAMAFLIVLGPLMLEAARRHIPFFVETNEHFLNVSRYGITISALIVALFILHAWLPAGRRGFLQILPGIIFTLAASLVSGIVFGQYLARFANNYVTMYAGLASVIIALVFLYFIAAIFVYGGELNAAIIKSRLPHGVSLQAAQSLAHVETQA, from the coding sequence ATGGATGCGTTTTACACCTTCCTTGCCGACGACGGCTGGGCGATCGCGAGCCATATCGCGCTGTCGACGCTGATGGCGCTGTTTCCGTTCCTGATCGTGCTGACCTCGCTGGCCGGCTTTTTCGGCTCCAAGGAACTGGCCGACCAGGCGGTCAGCCTGTTGCTGGAGGTGTGGCCCAAGCAGGTCGCCGATTCGCTGTCGAGCGAAATCCACGACGTCCTGACCACCACGCGCGGCGACATCCTGACCATCGGCGCCGTGCTCGCGGTCTACTTTGCCTCCAACGGCGTCGAAGCGCTGCGGGTGGCGCTGAACCGCGCCTATTCCGTGATCGAGCCGCGGCGCTGGTACTGGCTGCGGCTGGAGTCGATCGGCTACACGCTGGTGGCGGCCTTCACCTCGCTGGCGATGGCGTTCCTGATCGTGCTCGGGCCCTTGATGCTGGAAGCGGCGCGGCGCCACATTCCGTTCTTCGTCGAGACCAACGAGCACTTCCTCAATGTCAGCCGCTACGGCATCACCATTTCGGCGCTGATCGTGGCGCTGTTCATCCTGCACGCCTGGCTGCCGGCGGGGCGCAGAGGGTTTCTGCAGATCCTGCCCGGCATCATCTTCACCCTGGCGGCGTCACTGGTGTCGGGCATCGTGTTCGGCCAGTACCTGGCGCGGTTCGCCAACAACTACGTCACGATGTATGCCGGCCTCGCATCGGTCATCATCGCGCTGGTGTTTCTGTATTTCATCGCCGCGATCTTCGTCTATGGCGGCGAGTTGAATGCGGCGATCATCAAGTCGCGGCTGCCGCACGGCGTATCGCTTCAAGCAGCGCAGTCGCTAGCGCACGTGGAGACACAGGCTTGA
- a CDS encoding ATP-binding protein: MAAKPRSRRLTGATKRRPAKKRAKKRAAKKLPTKKLLARKLPAKPRRKPAAVSGPDMVEAALAAFAHEVRTPLTGILAISNLLATSDLDERERRWADTIKAGAEHLSSLATLFVDAARSRGAGVRQDLFDLPALARNAGDSLAGRAAAKGLQWSVEISEKLPAFVVGDPVRLRAALENLIDNAAKFTEQGAIELTATPLRAAAGKVGVAFAISDSGIGLTLNEVKRLFRPFSQANVSIASRFGGAGLGLASVKQIARAMGGDIMVAARRGGGTTFTLAVTLTRARASRTAGGGGTDGELSMPGQRPLKLLSVEDNPFGRVVLNAILTELGHQTEFIGRGEAAPERIAQGAFDAVLMDMVLPGIDGIEAIRRIRALEPPHGRIAVIGVSGRGDDEAASRDAGADAFLVKPVSPRALATALLEAIRRAAAAT, translated from the coding sequence ATGGCGGCAAAACCACGCTCACGGCGTTTGACAGGGGCGACCAAAAGGCGGCCGGCGAAGAAGCGCGCCAAAAAGCGGGCGGCCAAGAAGCTGCCGACCAAGAAACTGCTGGCCAGGAAACTGCCAGCCAAGCCACGTCGCAAGCCCGCGGCCGTCTCGGGACCGGACATGGTCGAAGCCGCGCTGGCGGCATTTGCCCATGAGGTCCGCACGCCGCTGACCGGCATTCTGGCCATCAGCAATCTGCTGGCGACATCCGACCTCGACGAGCGCGAGCGGCGCTGGGCCGATACCATCAAGGCCGGCGCCGAACATCTGTCGAGCCTGGCGACCCTGTTCGTCGATGCGGCACGAAGCCGGGGCGCCGGGGTACGCCAGGATCTGTTCGACCTCCCGGCGCTCGCGCGCAACGCCGGCGATTCGCTGGCGGGACGGGCGGCGGCCAAGGGGCTGCAATGGTCCGTCGAGATTTCCGAAAAACTGCCGGCGTTCGTGGTCGGCGATCCCGTCCGGCTGCGCGCGGCGCTGGAAAACCTGATCGACAACGCGGCCAAGTTCACCGAGCAGGGCGCCATTGAGCTTACCGCGACGCCGCTGCGGGCTGCCGCGGGCAAGGTCGGTGTCGCCTTCGCGATATCGGACAGCGGCATCGGGCTCACGCTCAACGAGGTCAAGCGGCTGTTCCGGCCGTTCTCGCAGGCCAATGTCAGCATTGCTTCGCGTTTCGGCGGCGCCGGGCTCGGGCTGGCGTCGGTCAAGCAGATCGCCCGCGCGATGGGCGGCGACATCATGGTCGCGGCGCGGCGCGGCGGCGGGACCACCTTCACGCTGGCGGTGACGCTGACGCGCGCCCGGGCTTCCAGGACAGCCGGCGGCGGCGGTACCGATGGCGAGCTGTCGATGCCCGGCCAGCGGCCGCTCAAACTGCTCAGCGTCGAGGACAATCCGTTCGGCCGCGTCGTGCTCAACGCCATCCTGACCGAACTCGGCCATCAGACCGAATTCATCGGCCGCGGCGAAGCCGCACCGGAGCGGATCGCGCAGGGCGCATTCGACGCCGTGCTGATGGACATGGTGCTGCCCGGCATCGACGGCATCGAGGCGATCCGGCGGATTCGGGCGCTGGAGCCGCCCCACGGCCGCATCGCTGTTATCGGCGTGTCCGGCCGCGGCGACGACGAGGCGGCGTCGCGCGATGCCGGCGCCGACGCCTTCCTGGTCAAGCCTGTGTCTCCACGTGCGCTAGCGACTGCGCTGCTTGAAGCGATACGCCGTGCGGCAGCCGCGACTTGA
- a CDS encoding electron transfer flavoprotein subunit alpha/FixB family protein, producing MTTLLIAEHEHEVLKDSTNKALTAATQLGAEVHVLVAGGGQGTKAAAEAAAKLAGVTKVLVAESEAYAHDLAEPLAALIVALAPGYDAFVAPATSRFKNVMPRVAALLDVMQVSEIIKVVAPDTFERPIYAGNAIQTVKSKDAKKVITVRTSTFAAAGEGGSASVENAASAADPGLSSFVGEEVAKSDRPELTSAKIIVSGGRAMQSRENFAKYIEPLADKLGAGVGASRAAVDAGYAPNDWQVGQTGKVVAPELYIAIGISGAIQHLAGMKDSKVIVAINKDEDAPIFQVADYGLVADLYQAVPELTEELGKLGK from the coding sequence ATGACCACGCTGTTGATTGCCGAACACGAACACGAGGTCCTCAAGGACTCCACCAACAAGGCGCTGACCGCGGCCACCCAGCTGGGTGCCGAGGTTCACGTGCTGGTCGCCGGTGGCGGTCAGGGCACCAAGGCTGCGGCCGAAGCCGCGGCGAAGCTCGCCGGCGTCACCAAGGTGCTGGTCGCCGAGAGCGAAGCCTATGCCCACGACCTCGCCGAGCCGCTGGCCGCGCTGATCGTGGCACTTGCCCCCGGTTACGACGCCTTTGTTGCGCCTGCGACCTCGCGCTTCAAGAACGTGATGCCGCGCGTCGCGGCCCTGCTCGACGTCATGCAGGTCTCCGAAATCATCAAGGTGGTTGCGCCCGATACCTTCGAGCGCCCGATCTATGCCGGCAACGCGATCCAGACCGTGAAGTCAAAGGACGCCAAGAAGGTCATCACGGTACGGACCTCGACCTTTGCCGCGGCAGGTGAAGGCGGCAGCGCGTCGGTCGAGAACGCCGCATCCGCGGCCGATCCCGGCCTCTCCAGCTTTGTCGGCGAGGAAGTCGCCAAGAGCGACCGTCCCGAACTGACCTCGGCGAAGATCATCGTCTCCGGCGGCCGCGCCATGCAGAGCCGCGAGAACTTTGCCAAATATATCGAGCCGCTCGCCGACAAGCTCGGCGCCGGCGTCGGCGCCTCGCGCGCCGCCGTCGATGCCGGCTACGCGCCGAACGACTGGCAGGTCGGCCAGACCGGCAAGGTGGTGGCGCCGGAACTGTACATCGCGATCGGTATCTCCGGCGCGATCCAGCATCTGGCCGGCATGAAGGATTCCAAGGTGATCGTCGCGATCAACAAGGATGAGGACGCGCCGATTTTCCAGGTTGCCGATTACGGCCTGGTCGCGGACCTCTATCAGGCGGTTCCCGAACTGACCGAAGAACTCGGCAAGCTCGGCAAGTAA
- a CDS encoding cob(I)yrinic acid a,c-diamide adenosyltransferase: MVVLNRIYTKTGDDGTTALGSGERRPKFDLRISAYGTVDETNAAIGVVRLHLAGAPELDTMLSLIQNDLFDLGADLAVPQRDGKAERLRVLTSQVERLERDIDSLNAKLAPLTSFILPGGTPAAAYLHLARTICRRAERIMVELAANPAEPVSEAAIQYINRLSDFLFVASRAVNDNGAGDVLWVPGQNR, from the coding sequence ATGGTCGTGCTCAACCGCATCTATACCAAAACCGGCGACGACGGCACCACGGCGCTTGGCAGCGGCGAGCGGCGGCCGAAATTCGATCTGCGCATCTCAGCCTATGGCACCGTGGACGAGACCAATGCCGCGATCGGCGTGGTGCGGCTGCATCTGGCCGGTGCGCCCGAACTCGATACCATGCTGAGCCTGATCCAGAACGATCTGTTCGATCTCGGCGCCGACCTCGCGGTGCCGCAGCGCGACGGCAAGGCGGAACGGCTGCGGGTGCTGACGAGCCAAGTCGAGCGGCTCGAGCGCGACATCGACAGCCTCAACGCAAAGCTGGCGCCGCTGACGTCCTTTATTCTGCCGGGCGGCACCCCCGCCGCGGCATACCTGCATCTCGCCCGCACCATATGTCGCCGGGCGGAGCGGATCATGGTGGAACTGGCCGCCAATCCGGCCGAGCCGGTCAGCGAGGCTGCCATACAATATATCAACCGCCTGTCGGATTTCCTGTTCGTGGCAAGCCGCGCCGTGAACGACAATGGGGCCGGCGACGTGCTGTGGGTGCCCGGTCAGAATCGTTAA
- a CDS encoding DNA-3-methyladenine glycosylase family protein, whose protein sequence is MTIHLNTQDDLEDAIGKLVAQDTRLKPILDLTGMPALRQREPGFAGLAHIVCGQQVSTASAAAIWARLSAAFDPFDHSAIRKARTDRLGRLGLSGAKIKTLKNIARELHLERLNLDVLAEEDADAAHNTLTALHGIGPWTADVYLLFCLRHADAWPAGDIAVQEAIKIGLGLATRPTPKQMAPLAEPWRPLRGAAAHLWWSYYRVLKKREGVLAEKTSPAKVSPAKPSRSKPSLAKSPGPRARKR, encoded by the coding sequence ATGACCATCCATCTCAACACCCAGGACGACCTCGAAGACGCCATCGGCAAGCTGGTCGCGCAGGACACGCGACTGAAGCCGATCCTCGACCTCACGGGCATGCCGGCGCTGCGGCAGCGCGAGCCGGGGTTTGCGGGTTTGGCGCACATCGTCTGCGGCCAGCAGGTGTCGACCGCGAGCGCCGCGGCGATCTGGGCCCGGCTCTCGGCGGCATTCGACCCGTTCGATCATTCAGCCATCCGCAAGGCCCGCACCGACCGCCTCGGACGGCTCGGCCTGTCCGGGGCCAAGATCAAGACGCTGAAGAACATCGCGCGCGAACTTCACCTTGAGCGTCTGAACCTCGACGTGCTGGCGGAAGAGGACGCCGACGCCGCGCACAACACGCTGACGGCGCTGCACGGCATCGGCCCATGGACCGCCGACGTCTATCTGCTGTTTTGCCTCCGTCATGCCGACGCCTGGCCGGCCGGCGATATCGCGGTGCAGGAAGCCATCAAGATCGGGCTCGGTCTGGCGACGCGCCCGACGCCAAAACAGATGGCGCCGCTGGCGGAGCCGTGGCGTCCGCTGCGTGGCGCTGCCGCGCATCTGTGGTGGAGCTACTATCGCGTGTTGAAGAAGCGCGAGGGCGTGCTGGCGGAAAAGACCAGCCCCGCCAAGGTCAGCCCCGCCAAACCTAGCCGCTCCAAGCCTAGCCTCGCAAAGTCACCCGGTCCTCGCGCGCGCAAGCGGTGA
- the gluQRS gene encoding tRNA glutamyl-Q(34) synthetase GluQRS, whose protein sequence is MPPPVFRFAPSPNGYLHLGHARSALLNFDLARETGGRFLLRIEDIDTTRCRPEFEAAIYEDLAWLGLSWETPVRRQSEQLARYRDAVERLQAEGLIYPSFESRTEIARLVAQKEAGAPWPRDPDGAPLYPGVAKQLAPEERERLISSGAPYALRLDMAAACAQAKHLVWTEHGEGPDGEQGAVTARPEDWGDVILARKETPTSYHLSVVIDDALQGVTDVVRGRDLFWSTSVHRLLQSLLGLPQPLYRHHPLMTDAAGQKLSKSTGAMALRELRAAGATPADIRRMAQLP, encoded by the coding sequence ATGCCGCCACCCGTTTTCCGATTTGCGCCGAGCCCGAACGGCTACCTCCATCTCGGTCACGCCCGTTCGGCATTGCTGAACTTCGACCTGGCGCGCGAAACCGGCGGGAGGTTCCTGCTGCGCATCGAGGATATCGACACGACGCGCTGCCGGCCGGAATTCGAGGCCGCAATCTATGAGGATCTCGCCTGGCTCGGACTATCCTGGGAAACGCCGGTGCGGCGGCAGTCCGAGCAGCTGGCGCGTTATCGCGACGCGGTCGAGCGATTGCAGGCCGAGGGTCTCATCTATCCGAGTTTCGAGAGCCGAACGGAAATTGCCCGGCTGGTCGCGCAGAAGGAAGCCGGTGCACCGTGGCCGCGCGATCCCGACGGAGCGCCGCTCTATCCGGGGGTCGCGAAACAACTCGCGCCGGAGGAGCGCGAGCGCCTGATCTCATCCGGCGCCCCTTACGCGCTGCGGCTCGACATGGCAGCGGCCTGCGCGCAGGCAAAGCATCTCGTCTGGACCGAGCACGGCGAAGGCCCCGATGGCGAGCAAGGGGCCGTCACCGCCCGCCCGGAGGACTGGGGCGACGTCATCCTGGCGCGCAAGGAGACGCCGACCAGCTATCACCTGTCGGTCGTGATCGACGACGCCCTGCAGGGCGTCACCGATGTGGTGCGGGGCAGGGACCTGTTCTGGTCGACCAGCGTGCACCGGCTGCTGCAATCGCTGCTGGGATTGCCGCAACCGCTCTACCGTCACCACCCACTGATGACGGATGCTGCGGGGCAAAAGCTCTCGAAATCGACCGGGGCCATGGCGTTGCGCGAACTGCGCGCGGCCGGGGCAACCCCGGCGGACATCCGGCGGATGGCGCAACTGCCTTAG
- a CDS encoding twin transmembrane helix small protein, with protein sequence MASFLSSIVLPIAVAAVAIVLLLGLINMMRGGSPNRSQQLMRLRVLLQFVAIVITMIAVWAMGK encoded by the coding sequence ATGGCATCCTTTCTGAGTTCGATTGTCCTCCCCATTGCCGTTGCGGCTGTCGCCATCGTGCTGCTGCTCGGCCTCATCAACATGATGCGGGGCGGCTCGCCGAACCGGTCGCAGCAACTGATGCGGTTACGGGTCTTGTTGCAGTTCGTCGCCATCGTCATCACCATGATCGCCGTCTGGGCGATGGGCAAATAG
- a CDS encoding LysR family transcriptional regulator, translating into MDWDLCKTFVAVAETRSFAAAARQLRSSHPTVGRKVAELENQLGIPLFARSNDGLSLTSQGRKFREHVEAMAAAALRAEAAVSATGAQARGVVKLSIGATLASHWLMPRLGGFLRAHDHIQLEIITHPFPASVRRREADVVLRPVDSGEENLIGRRIGRLGTGFYASRGYAARRPLPERRDEWKGHSVIGFADRASNERLARWSDFITRQGSVVLRCSSQGDMLAAARAGLGISALSCFVAATDPDLVRVAPQKLVSVADLWLLAHPDLVDLPVVRAVIDFVTACAREDRVTLRG; encoded by the coding sequence ATGGACTGGGACCTCTGCAAGACCTTCGTCGCGGTGGCGGAAACCCGCAGCTTTGCGGCGGCTGCGCGCCAGCTCCGCTCCAGCCATCCGACGGTCGGCCGCAAGGTCGCCGAACTGGAAAACCAGCTCGGCATCCCCTTGTTTGCGCGCTCCAACGACGGGCTGTCGCTGACCTCGCAGGGGCGCAAGTTTCGCGAGCATGTCGAGGCGATGGCGGCGGCGGCGTTGCGCGCCGAGGCCGCGGTGTCGGCGACCGGCGCGCAGGCCCGCGGTGTGGTCAAGCTGTCGATCGGGGCGACGCTGGCCTCGCACTGGCTGATGCCGCGGCTCGGGGGGTTTTTGCGCGCGCACGACCATATTCAGCTCGAGATCATTACCCATCCGTTTCCGGCCAGCGTGCGCCGTCGCGAGGCCGACGTGGTGCTGCGCCCGGTCGACAGCGGCGAGGAGAACCTGATCGGCCGCAGGATCGGCCGTCTCGGCACCGGTTTCTACGCCTCGCGCGGCTATGCGGCCCGGCGGCCGCTGCCCGAACGGCGCGACGAGTGGAAGGGGCACAGCGTCATCGGCTTCGCCGACCGGGCCTCGAACGAGCGGCTGGCGCGCTGGAGCGATTTCATCACCCGGCAGGGATCCGTGGTGCTGCGCTGTTCGTCGCAGGGCGACATGCTGGCGGCGGCACGGGCCGGTCTCGGGATCTCGGCGCTGTCCTGTTTCGTCGCCGCCACCGATCCCGACCTGGTGCGCGTTGCGCCGCAAAAACTCGTCAGCGTCGCGGACCTCTGGCTGCTGGCCCATCCGGACCTGGTCGATCTTCCCGTGGTACGCGCGGTGATCGACTTCGTCACCGCTTGCGCGCGCGAGGACCGGGTGACTTTGCGAGGCTAG
- a CDS encoding electron transfer flavoprotein subunit beta/FixA family protein yields the protein MKVLVPVKRVVDYNVKVRVKSDGTGVELANVKMSMNPFDEIAVEEALRLKEAGKATEVVVVSIGPAQASETIRTGLAMGADRGILVKAEGNVEPLAVAKILKAIADAEKPGLIILGKQAIDDDSNQTGQMLAALLGWSQATFASKLEVDGSDFKVTREVDGGLQTVKLKGPSIVTTDLRLNEPRYASLPNIMKAKKKPIDDKSASDYGVDLTPHLEVLKTSEPPGRKGGVKVKDVAELISKLKTEAGVL from the coding sequence ATGAAGGTTCTTGTGCCGGTAAAGCGGGTGGTCGATTACAACGTCAAGGTCCGCGTCAAGAGCGACGGAACGGGCGTGGAACTCGCCAACGTGAAGATGTCGATGAATCCGTTCGACGAAATCGCCGTCGAGGAAGCCCTGCGGCTGAAGGAAGCCGGCAAGGCGACCGAGGTGGTCGTGGTGTCGATCGGCCCGGCGCAGGCCTCGGAAACCATCCGGACCGGTCTTGCGATGGGCGCCGACCGCGGCATCCTGGTCAAGGCCGAAGGCAATGTCGAACCGCTGGCGGTTGCGAAGATTCTGAAAGCCATCGCCGACGCTGAAAAGCCCGGCCTGATCATTCTCGGCAAGCAGGCGATCGACGACGACTCTAACCAGACCGGCCAGATGCTGGCAGCCCTGCTCGGCTGGTCGCAGGCGACCTTCGCCTCAAAGCTCGAAGTCGACGGTTCCGATTTCAAGGTGACGCGCGAAGTCGACGGCGGCCTGCAGACCGTGAAACTGAAGGGGCCTTCCATCGTAACGACTGACTTGCGATTGAACGAGCCGCGCTACGCCTCGCTGCCCAACATCATGAAGGCGAAGAAGAAGCCGATCGACGACAAGAGCGCATCCGATTACGGCGTCGACCTCACGCCGCATCTCGAAGTGCTCAAGACATCGGAACCGCCCGGCCGCAAGGGAGGCGTCAAGGTCAAGGACGTCGCCGAACTGATTTCGAAGCTCAAGACCGAAGCCGGGGTTCTCTGA